One part of the Halostagnicola larsenii XH-48 genome encodes these proteins:
- a CDS encoding FecCD family ABC transporter permease: MSGTEPNVRTGETGGSMVDETRFGWLFDPKLITVVLASLGIVFVSGLVQVSYGSYSMTYVEAWRALFNPNVVFNPQAWDAFLLGETVPEMSPESLIVWNIRLPRVFVAALVGMNLGVSGAIFQAVTRNELASPFILGVSSGAGLMILLTLVVFGSLTAFLPIIAAVGGAVAFLIVYAIAWKNGTSPVRLVLAGVIVGAVFGSLQTAMFFFADDIGVVQSAIAWTTGSLTGTDWEQVRLVLPWTVVVVLLSIAGSRQMNVLLLGEQTAKSLGMSIEKVRFALSGVAVLAAAASIAVAGIVGFVGLIVPHMVRNLVGSDSKKLIVGCLFVGPALMVGADVGARLALSPTQIPVGIVTGLLGGPYFLYLMRKQENMGEI; encoded by the coding sequence ATGAGCGGAACGGAGCCGAACGTCAGGACGGGAGAGACTGGGGGATCGATGGTGGACGAGACGCGGTTCGGCTGGCTTTTCGACCCGAAGCTCATCACTGTCGTGCTTGCCAGTCTGGGTATCGTGTTCGTCTCAGGCTTGGTCCAGGTGAGCTACGGTTCCTACTCGATGACGTATGTAGAGGCGTGGCGTGCGTTGTTCAACCCGAACGTGGTGTTCAACCCGCAGGCCTGGGACGCGTTCTTGTTGGGCGAGACGGTTCCGGAGATGAGCCCCGAGAGCCTTATCGTCTGGAACATTCGACTCCCTCGGGTGTTCGTCGCGGCGCTCGTCGGAATGAACCTCGGCGTCTCGGGCGCGATCTTTCAGGCGGTAACTCGGAACGAACTCGCGAGTCCGTTCATCCTCGGTGTCTCCTCCGGTGCGGGACTCATGATCCTGTTAACGCTCGTCGTGTTCGGGAGCCTGACGGCGTTTCTCCCGATAATCGCAGCGGTCGGGGGAGCCGTCGCGTTTCTCATCGTCTACGCTATCGCCTGGAAGAACGGTACCTCGCCGGTTCGGCTGGTACTCGCCGGCGTCATCGTCGGGGCGGTCTTCGGCTCGCTGCAGACGGCGATGTTTTTCTTCGCGGACGACATCGGCGTCGTTCAGTCGGCCATCGCCTGGACCACCGGTTCGCTGACCGGAACGGACTGGGAACAGGTTCGACTCGTACTCCCCTGGACCGTCGTGGTCGTGTTGCTCTCTATTGCCGGATCGCGCCAAATGAACGTCCTCCTGTTGGGCGAACAGACGGCGAAGTCGCTGGGCATGTCGATCGAGAAAGTTCGGTTCGCGCTGTCGGGCGTCGCGGTCCTCGCGGCGGCGGCGAGCATTGCCGTCGCCGGCATCGTCGGTTTCGTCGGCCTCATCGTCCCGCACATGGTGCGAAACCTCGTCGGGAGCGACTCGAAGAAGCTGATCGTCGGCTGTCTGTTCGTCGGCCCGGCGTTGATGGTGGGCGCCGACGTGGGCGCACGACTCGCGTTGAGCCCCACGCAGATTCCCGTCGGTATCGTCACCGGTCTTCTCGGCGGCCCGTACTTTCTATATCTCATGCGAAAACAGGAGAACATGGGTGAGATCTGA
- a CDS encoding ABC transporter substrate-binding protein produces MRDNDTSTTKEPTRRDTLKYGGALAAGVSLAGCSDLTGQAEESTPSASGSYSVTMAPAGEITLEEPPETVFANRIHHADMALALGHGGSINGLYSPENFGTLYDLFLERLEAVTTEWATLPNSWNIGKERLYELDSDLHLADPAYMTVMDSFDRDDIEEIGENVSPWFGNAYSDSHREPPAAWADDYQYYTLWEIFEKVAAVFQEEKRYQEFTEIRTDLLSRIEANLPPERDRPRVARLQTGLSDGELSIWPFPMNDPGYEQAHLRPLGAEDAFTDLEAYGTIDLEALVEADPDVILNTHAMGPTRNFVETKDHLETDPVARAISAVENDRVYPLAIRYGGPIAHLFQLEMGAKELYPEAFGEWPRYEGGAYPEFSESEQLFDRQRVADIINGEF; encoded by the coding sequence ATGCGTGACAACGACACGAGTACGACGAAAGAACCGACACGCAGAGACACGTTGAAATACGGCGGGGCGCTCGCAGCCGGCGTTTCCCTCGCGGGCTGTTCGGACCTGACTGGTCAGGCCGAGGAGAGCACCCCATCAGCTAGTGGCTCTTACTCGGTGACGATGGCTCCCGCTGGGGAGATCACGCTCGAGGAGCCGCCAGAGACCGTCTTCGCCAACCGGATTCACCACGCTGATATGGCGCTCGCACTCGGACACGGTGGATCGATCAACGGGCTGTACAGTCCGGAGAATTTCGGGACGCTCTATGACCTCTTTCTCGAGAGACTCGAGGCTGTCACGACCGAGTGGGCAACACTGCCCAATTCCTGGAATATCGGCAAGGAACGCCTCTACGAGCTAGACAGCGATCTCCACCTGGCCGACCCGGCGTACATGACGGTGATGGATAGCTTTGACCGCGACGATATCGAGGAGATCGGCGAGAACGTTTCCCCGTGGTTCGGCAACGCCTACAGCGATTCTCACAGAGAACCGCCGGCAGCGTGGGCCGACGACTACCAGTACTACACGCTGTGGGAAATCTTCGAGAAGGTCGCAGCGGTCTTTCAGGAAGAAAAGCGGTATCAGGAATTCACGGAAATTCGGACGGATCTCCTGTCCCGGATCGAGGCGAATCTCCCGCCAGAGCGGGATCGGCCACGGGTGGCCCGACTCCAGACGGGACTTTCGGACGGAGAACTGAGCATCTGGCCGTTCCCGATGAACGACCCCGGATACGAGCAGGCGCATCTCCGTCCGCTCGGTGCAGAAGACGCGTTTACCGACCTAGAAGCGTACGGCACGATCGACCTCGAGGCGCTCGTCGAAGCTGATCCCGACGTCATTCTCAACACCCACGCGATGGGGCCGACGAGAAACTTCGTCGAGACGAAAGACCACCTCGAGACCGATCCCGTTGCTCGAGCGATCTCCGCCGTCGAAAACGACCGCGTCTACCCACTGGCGATTCGGTACGGCGGTCCGATCGCGCACCTCTTCCAACTCGAGATGGGTGCGAAGGAACTCTATCCGGAGGCGTTCGGCGAGTGGCCGCGATACGAGGGCGGCGCGTATCCGGAATTTTCCGAGTCAGAACAGTTGTTCGACCGTCAACGGGTTGCAGACATCATCAACGGTGAGTTCTGA
- a CDS encoding ABC transporter substrate-binding protein, with product MEESKTTRKAPTRRNFVTYGGTAVAGGLLAGCSDIIEQDEPGSSAGEDDSSYSVSMAPTGEVEFESVPETWMGYFSTYGDMGIALGQLDGLEALVYRDSWPTGLYETLPGVDVSFDGVRQLYNASNFDKEVFYELDCDVHLLDPNFLSLKHDGFSSEDFDEIEAGLGPFVGNYIRRHDEEWHDYPYYSLYEAFEKIAAVFQEQERYEAIQDVHDEFIDELQSNLPARDERPEIGLLSTFSDFETGSFHAYPVGAGNGKKQYRDLGINDGFASHMDGSYANWDYEQLLEVDPDILVFTYGFSHVSAAEFEDRMEQLRSSSVGQQLTAVKEDRLYRGGTSYQGPVINLLQTEAAAKQFYPDRFGEWNGVETLLNEDAQLFDHQRVADVINGEF from the coding sequence ATGGAGGAGTCCAAAACGACACGTAAGGCACCGACTCGGCGGAATTTCGTGACGTACGGCGGTACGGCCGTTGCCGGGGGATTGTTGGCAGGGTGTTCGGATATCATCGAACAGGACGAACCGGGGTCATCCGCGGGGGAAGACGATAGTTCGTACTCGGTATCGATGGCACCGACGGGCGAGGTCGAGTTCGAATCGGTTCCCGAAACGTGGATGGGGTACTTCAGCACGTACGGGGACATGGGAATCGCGCTCGGCCAACTCGACGGATTAGAGGCGCTCGTCTACCGAGACTCCTGGCCCACCGGACTGTACGAGACGCTACCGGGTGTCGACGTGTCTTTCGACGGAGTCCGGCAACTCTACAATGCGAGCAATTTCGACAAGGAGGTGTTCTACGAACTCGATTGCGACGTTCATCTGCTCGATCCGAACTTCCTTAGTCTGAAGCACGACGGCTTTTCGAGTGAGGACTTCGACGAGATCGAAGCGGGACTCGGCCCGTTCGTCGGCAACTACATTCGCCGCCACGACGAGGAGTGGCACGATTACCCGTACTACTCGCTGTACGAGGCGTTCGAAAAGATCGCCGCGGTGTTTCAGGAACAGGAACGCTACGAGGCGATCCAGGACGTCCACGACGAGTTCATCGACGAACTGCAGTCGAACCTGCCCGCACGGGACGAGCGGCCGGAAATTGGACTGCTCTCTACGTTCTCGGATTTCGAAACCGGATCGTTCCACGCGTACCCCGTCGGCGCCGGAAACGGGAAGAAACAGTACCGCGACCTCGGGATCAACGACGGGTTCGCGTCGCATATGGACGGGAGTTACGCGAATTGGGACTACGAACAGTTACTCGAGGTTGATCCGGATATCCTCGTGTTCACATACGGCTTTTCACACGTCTCTGCAGCCGAGTTCGAAGATCGGATGGAACAGCTTCGATCCAGTTCGGTCGGCCAGCAGCTCACCGCGGTAAAAGAAGACCGCCTGTATCGGGGCGGCACGTCCTATCAGGGCCCGGTGATCAACCTCCTCCAGACCGAGGCGGCGGCGAAGCAGTTCTACCCGGACCGGTTCGGCGAATGGAACGGCGTCGAAACGCTGCTGAACGAGGATGCACAGCTGTTCGATCACCAGCGGGTTGCGGACGTGATCAATGGTGAATTCTGA
- a CDS encoding ABC transporter substrate-binding protein: protein MSNNDNSTTTVSTRRDALKYGGTLVTGSVLAGCSELVGQGDPTQQADGSGSYEACIEPVGCLSLEEVPETWMAINGPWADMAVALGQREGFEPAGFYAPAYFFDRVGVSMPSDVRSPLSNGWDKELFYELDPDVILCDPTYLHGTGFDSSWDESDTQELEDTVAPFFGNNIVRRREFHTYELPSLYEAFDRLADLFQERERYEAFARVHDGMQTEIRSRLPGPSDRPEVGLVNFGSVPREGTFHPMTTEGEGVEMKTYRDLDVESTFSADQGELDYESMLEVDPEILIVHGGVRLTDDTGEYSASKFREQFIDPMEADSVGSQLTAVRDGNVYPGPHFQQGPIVNLFQTELTARVLYPDEFGEFDPETFPDVPDEERLFDRQRVANIIEGEFEQ, encoded by the coding sequence ATGAGTAACAACGACAACAGCACGACAACGGTATCGACACGGAGAGATGCACTGAAATACGGCGGAACGCTTGTCACAGGGAGCGTCTTGGCGGGCTGTTCGGAGCTAGTCGGTCAGGGCGATCCGACACAGCAGGCCGACGGCAGCGGATCATACGAGGCGTGTATCGAGCCCGTCGGCTGTCTCTCGCTCGAGGAGGTTCCCGAGACGTGGATGGCGATCAACGGCCCCTGGGCCGATATGGCCGTCGCACTCGGCCAGCGCGAGGGGTTCGAGCCCGCCGGATTCTACGCCCCAGCGTACTTCTTCGACCGCGTCGGCGTCTCGATGCCGTCTGACGTGCGTTCTCCCCTCTCTAACGGCTGGGACAAGGAACTGTTCTACGAACTGGACCCGGATGTTATCCTCTGCGATCCGACGTACCTCCACGGAACGGGATTCGATAGTTCCTGGGACGAGTCCGATACGCAGGAATTAGAGGACACGGTTGCCCCGTTTTTCGGCAACAACATCGTTCGACGGCGGGAGTTTCACACGTACGAACTCCCGTCGTTGTACGAGGCGTTCGACCGCCTCGCCGACCTGTTTCAGGAACGCGAGCGCTACGAGGCGTTTGCCCGCGTCCACGACGGGATGCAGACCGAAATTCGGTCGCGTCTCCCGGGGCCGAGCGACCGACCCGAGGTCGGACTCGTGAACTTCGGCTCGGTGCCACGTGAGGGGACGTTCCATCCGATGACGACCGAGGGGGAGGGCGTCGAGATGAAGACGTATCGGGACCTCGACGTGGAGAGCACCTTCAGCGCTGATCAGGGCGAACTCGACTACGAGTCGATGCTCGAGGTTGATCCCGAGATTCTCATTGTCCACGGCGGCGTGCGGCTCACGGACGACACCGGTGAGTACTCCGCATCGAAATTCCGCGAGCAGTTTATCGACCCGATGGAAGCCGACTCCGTCGGATCCCAACTTACCGCGGTCCGTGACGGAAACGTCTATCCGGGTCCGCATTTCCAACAAGGGCCGATCGTCAACCTCTTCCAGACCGAACTGACCGCACGAGTGTTGTACCCGGACGAATTCGGCGAATTCGATCCGGAGACGTTTCCGGACGTTCCCGACGAGGAACGGTTGTTCGACCGCCAGCGCGTCGCGAACATCATCGAGGGGGAATTCGAACAATGA
- a CDS encoding ABC transporter substrate-binding protein, producing the protein MNDESTIQHETLTRRDALKYGTTAVGGGLFAGCSELVGQDEDERTGSSGTGTYSVTMSPAGEITLEQPPENVLTILPHHADMALAAGHGDAVSSMLYNPEYNDTIWNKFLERLPGVSVDWADLPGTWDPDKELLYELDSDLHLADPAYMTNMQSWTREDIAEIGENVAPWFGNTLSNANKEPPEEWADQYEYYTLWEIFEKVAQVFGAEERYTALTAVRSSLLERIDERRPSTAERPSTAVIQPFQGSFWVYHLNEPGFLYSHTRPLGAIDAFADALGDSGQIGGQVDYETLLEQDPDVLLVTGMMGQSGIEEVRNTLTDDPVGRQLTAVETDRVYAGGVRNQGPILNLFQLEMTAKQLYPDVFGEWPTYTDGPYPEIPVEEQLFDRQEVAAIITGDR; encoded by the coding sequence ATGAATGATGAATCCACTATCCAGCACGAGACACTAACGCGCCGAGACGCCTTGAAGTACGGGACTACAGCCGTGGGTGGCGGATTGTTCGCGGGTTGTTCAGAACTGGTCGGACAGGACGAGGACGAAAGAACCGGTTCGTCCGGGACAGGGACCTACTCGGTGACGATGTCCCCAGCCGGTGAGATCACACTCGAGCAGCCGCCCGAGAACGTCCTCACGATTCTCCCCCACCACGCCGATATGGCGCTCGCGGCTGGCCACGGCGACGCCGTTTCCTCGATGCTGTACAATCCCGAGTACAACGATACGATCTGGAACAAATTCCTTGAGCGACTCCCAGGGGTTTCGGTGGACTGGGCTGATCTTCCCGGAACGTGGGACCCCGACAAGGAATTACTCTACGAACTCGACAGTGATCTCCACCTCGCGGACCCCGCGTACATGACGAACATGCAGAGCTGGACGCGCGAAGACATCGCGGAGATCGGCGAGAACGTTGCTCCGTGGTTCGGCAACACGCTCAGCAACGCGAACAAGGAACCGCCCGAGGAGTGGGCCGATCAGTACGAGTACTACACGCTCTGGGAGATCTTCGAGAAGGTCGCACAGGTCTTCGGAGCCGAGGAGCGGTACACTGCCTTGACAGCAGTCCGTTCCTCCCTGCTCGAACGTATCGACGAGCGTCGCCCGTCGACAGCCGAGCGCCCGTCGACGGCAGTTATCCAGCCGTTTCAGGGCTCCTTCTGGGTCTACCACCTCAACGAGCCGGGATTCCTGTACTCACACACCCGACCGCTCGGTGCGATCGATGCGTTTGCGGACGCCTTGGGCGACAGCGGGCAGATCGGCGGGCAGGTCGATTACGAGACGCTGCTGGAGCAGGACCCGGACGTGTTACTCGTCACCGGTATGATGGGGCAGTCCGGAATCGAGGAGGTTCGGAACACGCTTACAGACGATCCGGTCGGTCGACAGCTCACGGCGGTCGAAACCGATCGCGTCTACGCCGGTGGGGTTCGAAACCAGGGACCGATTCTGAATCTGTTCCAGCTCGAGATGACGGCAAAGCAGCTCTATCCCGACGTGTTCGGAGAGTGGCCGACCTACACCGACGGCCCATATCCCGAGATTCCAGTGGAAGAACAACTGTTCGACCGTCAGGAGGTTGCGGCGATTATCACGGGGGATCGGTGA
- a CDS encoding ABC transporter substrate-binding protein, protein MRDTTSDTTEAPTRRDTLKYGSTLVTGSVLAGCSELVGRDNGAEGTNTQGSYEACIEPVGCLSLEEVPETWMAILGSWADMAFALGQRDGFRPSGFYCPAYFYERVGLSMPTDFPALTTEDGYDKEVFYELDPDVILSDPNYLTGWGSWSESDVQELTETVGPFFGNSILRRMDYNDYTLYSLYEAFERLADLFQERERYEAFAAVHDEMQAEIQSRLPPETERPEIGLVNFGSAPSEGQFSAMTTESEGVEMKQYRDFAVQSAFSEAQVGTEIDYETMLDIDPEIIILHSGVQLTGEDGEFSASKFHEEFVAPMEDHVIGRQLTAVAEGNVYPGAYYMQGPIVNLFQTELTAQLLFPDEFGEFDPESYPDLPAAEQLFDRQRVADIIGGES, encoded by the coding sequence ATGCGTGACACTACGAGCGATACGACCGAGGCACCCACACGTAGAGACACGCTAAAATACGGCAGCACGCTCGTCACGGGGAGTGTCCTAGCCGGCTGTTCGGAGTTGGTTGGACGGGACAACGGCGCTGAGGGGACCAATACGCAAGGATCGTATGAAGCCTGCATCGAACCCGTCGGCTGTCTCTCCCTCGAGGAGGTTCCGGAGACGTGGATGGCAATTCTGGGGTCGTGGGCAGATATGGCGTTCGCACTTGGCCAACGCGACGGATTCCGACCTTCCGGATTTTACTGTCCAGCCTACTTCTATGAACGCGTGGGCCTTTCGATGCCCACGGATTTCCCGGCTCTGACTACCGAGGATGGGTACGACAAGGAGGTGTTCTACGAACTCGATCCGGATGTGATCCTCTCCGACCCGAACTACCTGACCGGGTGGGGATCGTGGAGCGAGTCAGACGTCCAGGAACTCACCGAAACCGTCGGCCCCTTCTTCGGGAACTCGATTCTTCGCCGGATGGACTACAACGACTATACGCTCTATTCACTGTACGAGGCGTTCGAGCGCTTGGCTGACCTCTTTCAGGAGCGCGAACGCTACGAGGCGTTCGCGGCCGTCCACGACGAAATGCAAGCCGAGATCCAATCCCGGCTTCCGCCGGAAACCGAACGTCCGGAAATCGGACTCGTGAACTTCGGATCGGCACCGAGCGAGGGGCAATTCTCCGCGATGACGACCGAATCCGAGGGCGTTGAAATGAAACAGTACCGCGATTTCGCCGTCCAAAGCGCATTTAGCGAGGCGCAGGTGGGTACGGAAATCGATTACGAGACGATGCTGGATATCGATCCAGAGATCATCATCCTTCATAGCGGAGTTCAACTCACCGGCGAAGACGGTGAGTTCTCCGCGTCGAAGTTCCACGAGGAGTTCGTCGCTCCGATGGAAGACCACGTGATAGGGAGGCAGCTCACTGCGGTTGCTGAGGGCAATGTCTACCCTGGGGCATACTACATGCAGGGGCCGATCGTCAACCTCTTCCAGACTGAGTTGACTGCCCAATTGCTGTTCCCCGACGAATTTGGCGAGTTCGACCCGGAGAGCTACCCCGACCTCCCTGCTGCGGAACAGCTGTTCGACAGGCAGCGAGTTGCAGACATCATTGGCGGTGAGAGCTAA
- a CDS encoding ABC transporter substrate-binding protein, with protein MNSENTNATEPQTRRDTLKYGGALAAGVALAGCSELVGQDGDSGSESTDEETYSVTISPVGTVEFDSIPETAVLYDPQVADHLVALGQQDRIVSLGFPDRYYTGFYDELPGIEFDTSELTAFYTDQLTLDKEILYELDADIHHLDPLRWEGTFDDADIKEIEQNVAPFFCNRFSRAHGYQGDQSYEYYTLWELLDKYAQVYQVQSRSQALIQVREEMLEAIQDELPPQEERPSVALVVYNPDEDTFGPYRLNGPGFGKSHTRPLGANDALAEGSKSYASDYGNNYSMEAILEFDPDVMIHNFDWINVRSRTESFFELSDHPVGGEITAVQNGRLYAGGSALQGPIFNLFQVELSAKQIYPDLFGRPPAPGESVPESEQLFDRQEVAAIINGEFDDE; from the coding sequence ATGAATTCCGAGAATACAAACGCGACAGAGCCACAGACGCGCAGAGACACGCTAAAATACGGCGGCGCACTCGCGGCCGGCGTCGCCCTCGCGGGCTGTTCGGAACTGGTCGGACAGGACGGAGATTCGGGCTCCGAATCGACCGACGAGGAGACGTACTCGGTGACGATCTCACCGGTCGGAACGGTCGAGTTCGATAGCATTCCCGAGACGGCGGTCCTCTACGATCCACAGGTGGCGGATCACCTCGTTGCGTTGGGTCAACAGGACAGGATCGTTTCCCTGGGCTTTCCAGATCGCTACTACACGGGATTCTACGACGAACTCCCCGGCATCGAATTCGATACGAGCGAGCTCACCGCGTTCTACACCGATCAGTTGACCCTCGACAAGGAGATTCTCTACGAACTCGACGCCGACATCCATCATCTCGACCCGCTCCGGTGGGAAGGGACCTTCGACGACGCGGACATTAAAGAAATCGAACAGAACGTCGCGCCGTTCTTTTGCAATCGATTCAGCCGGGCACACGGCTACCAAGGCGACCAGTCCTACGAGTACTACACGCTCTGGGAACTCCTCGACAAGTACGCACAGGTGTATCAGGTACAGAGCCGGAGCCAGGCACTGATTCAGGTTCGAGAGGAAATGCTCGAGGCGATCCAAGACGAACTCCCACCACAGGAAGAGCGACCGTCAGTTGCCCTCGTCGTCTACAACCCCGACGAGGACACGTTCGGACCGTACCGGCTGAACGGGCCGGGATTCGGAAAGTCACACACGCGCCCGCTCGGTGCGAACGACGCGCTCGCGGAGGGATCGAAGAGTTACGCTTCGGATTACGGGAACAACTACTCGATGGAGGCGATACTCGAGTTCGATCCGGACGTGATGATCCACAACTTCGATTGGATCAACGTCCGCTCTCGGACTGAGTCGTTCTTCGAACTGAGCGACCATCCCGTCGGGGGCGAGATTACGGCCGTCCAGAACGGCCGACTCTACGCCGGTGGTTCGGCGCTTCAGGGGCCGATTTTCAATCTCTTCCAGGTCGAACTTTCGGCCAAACAGATCTATCCCGACCTGTTCGGTCGACCACCTGCACCGGGCGAATCAGTTCCGGAGAGTGAACAGTTGTTCGACCGCCAGGAGGTCGCGGCTATCATCAACGGAGAGTTCGACGATGAATGA
- a CDS encoding ABC transporter ATP-binding protein produces the protein MVDPADGKTEGAGTELEAYRRHVSRPLIRLFRTYGRGESRWLALGLIASVIAYGTVLVTPLVLGTTIDAVFGEETYTLPLVPTAWLPTDESAQFWLSATVIGVALGGGALLQWVRGVAMNFFAHGVMYTIRTETYEKMQRLDMTFFDNKETGEVMSILNNDTSNLEVFFDNALGDSVRIGVIVVGITAALLYTNWQLALVTLGAVPLLLAFTWWFIRVIEPRYATVRSTIGDLNTRIENGLSGIQLVKTASTEEYENGRIRTVSRSVFDAQMDVLKLSYFYRPGMELITGAALLTTFIIGGLWVFSGPPLLFSGTLTTGDFVVFMLLTQRLTGPMAQLSSIVDWYENAKASGRRICGLMDVPVGIQDATTAAPLETVDGRIEYDDVRFSYEGEEPVLDGIDFDVEPGETVALVGATGAGKSTVAKLLLRLYDIDGGEIRVDGHDVRDLRVSDLREAIGYVSQDTFLFDGTVAENIRYGRFDADDEEVREAAKAAEAHEFIRGLSAGYETRVGERGVKLSGGQRQRIALARVILQDPAIILLDEATASVDTETEYLIQRSLERLTTDRTTVAIAHRLSTIRDADTILVLEDGRIVERGTHEELLAVDGLYATLWGIQAGEIDDLPETFVDTVVQDQIGDDH, from the coding sequence GTGGTCGATCCGGCGGATGGAAAGACCGAGGGAGCCGGGACGGAACTCGAGGCCTACCGTCGGCACGTCTCGCGGCCGTTGATTCGGTTGTTTCGGACCTACGGCCGCGGTGAGAGCCGTTGGCTCGCGCTCGGACTGATCGCCAGCGTAATCGCCTACGGGACGGTCCTTGTGACGCCGCTCGTTCTCGGGACGACCATCGATGCAGTGTTCGGGGAAGAAACGTACACGCTCCCGCTCGTGCCTACCGCGTGGCTGCCGACAGATGAGTCCGCCCAGTTCTGGCTGTCAGCTACCGTTATCGGAGTCGCACTCGGCGGCGGCGCGCTCTTGCAGTGGGTTCGCGGCGTGGCGATGAACTTCTTCGCCCACGGCGTGATGTACACCATTCGGACCGAAACCTACGAGAAGATGCAGCGTCTCGACATGACCTTCTTCGACAACAAAGAGACCGGCGAGGTCATGTCGATCCTCAACAACGACACATCGAATTTGGAGGTGTTCTTCGATAACGCGCTGGGTGACAGCGTACGGATCGGCGTAATCGTAGTGGGGATAACCGCCGCGTTACTGTATACGAACTGGCAGCTCGCCCTGGTCACGCTCGGTGCCGTGCCGCTTTTGCTCGCGTTCACCTGGTGGTTCATCAGGGTGATCGAACCGCGGTACGCCACCGTTCGCTCGACGATCGGCGACCTGAACACGCGCATCGAGAACGGTCTCAGCGGAATTCAACTGGTCAAGACCGCCAGCACGGAGGAGTACGAAAACGGCCGCATCCGAACCGTCTCGAGGTCGGTGTTCGACGCCCAGATGGACGTGTTGAAACTGAGTTACTTCTACCGACCCGGAATGGAGTTGATCACCGGCGCGGCGCTGCTCACGACGTTTATCATCGGCGGCCTGTGGGTGTTCTCCGGACCGCCGCTTTTGTTCTCGGGAACGCTCACCACGGGCGATTTCGTCGTGTTCATGCTGTTGACACAGCGGCTGACGGGGCCGATGGCACAGCTCTCGAGTATCGTCGACTGGTACGAGAACGCGAAGGCCTCGGGGCGGCGTATCTGTGGATTGATGGACGTCCCGGTCGGCATTCAGGACGCGACGACCGCGGCCCCGCTCGAGACCGTCGACGGTCGTATCGAGTACGACGACGTTCGGTTCAGCTACGAGGGTGAAGAGCCGGTTCTCGACGGGATCGACTTCGACGTCGAACCGGGGGAGACGGTCGCACTCGTCGGCGCGACCGGCGCGGGCAAGTCGACGGTCGCAAAACTCCTGTTGCGACTCTACGATATCGACGGCGGCGAGATTCGCGTGGATGGCCATGACGTGCGGGATCTCCGCGTTTCGGACCTGCGGGAAGCCATCGGGTACGTGAGTCAGGATACGTTCCTCTTCGACGGAACCGTAGCCGAGAACATCCGCTATGGGCGCTTCGATGCGGACGACGAGGAGGTACGGGAGGCCGCCAAAGCGGCGGAAGCCCACGAGTTCATCCGAGGGCTTTCGGCGGGCTACGAGACGCGAGTCGGCGAACGAGGGGTCAAACTCTCGGGCGGTCAGCGCCAGCGGATCGCACTGGCCCGAGTGATCCTGCAGGATCCGGCGATCATCCTGTTAGACGAGGCGACCGCGAGCGTCGACACGGAAACGGAATACCTCATCCAGCGCTCGCTCGAGCGCCTGACCACCGATCGGACGACAGTGGCAATTGCCCACCGGCTCTCGACGATCAGGGATGCCGATACGATTCTCGTTCTCGAGGACGGCCGGATCGTCGAGCGAGGGACTCACGAGGAACTGCTCGCAGTCGACGGCCTGTACGCCACGCTGTGGGGTATCCAGGCTGGCGAAATCGACGACCTTCCCGAGACGTTCGTCGACACTGTTGTTCAAGATCAGATCGGTGACGATCACTAA